In Arachis hypogaea cultivar Tifrunner chromosome 17, arahy.Tifrunner.gnm2.J5K5, whole genome shotgun sequence, a single window of DNA contains:
- the LOC112762974 gene encoding protein GRAVITROPIC IN THE LIGHT 1-like: protein MESTNTITEIIGKFATKVCKLKSIGVFSSEAPNLNPLQLQTKPVCNNAPVSGNSSDTSEEIRTYDLKVHPHPVKVVAKDHDGNDGVEVLKNIFDAVSALKLAYLKLQQAHIPYDPKKIVAADDEVVAELEKLCKFRRQYKKMQCSKARFDAALSSQLQAEIEAKEAFLGKLKSQNCAKDCEVLRLQRELQGLEMGNEILIENIKRMRVVKREASVLSVDKFQNVYKAASQSIHNFAKPLISLMKASGWDLDKAANAIETGVVYSRRCDKKYAFEAYIALRMFHGIALSSYDVGYVLNFDDPIDALMANPDSDFAKYCQAKYLLVVHPKMEESFFRNLDHRAFIMSGRHPRTEFYQLFAKMAKWIWVLLGSVHSIDPNAALFSVNRGSAFSGLHMESVNEEKESDKECATYKVQFMIMPGFKIGQTIVKSRVYVA, encoded by the coding sequence ATGGAAAGCACCAACACTATCACAGAAATCATAGGAAAGTTCGCCACCAAAGTTTGTAAACTGAAATCTATTGGGGTATTCTCCTCCGAAGCCCCAAATCTCAATCCCTTGCAATTACAGACGAAACCTGTTTGTAATAATGCCCCTGTGAGTGGAAACAGCAGTGATACAAGTGAGGAGATTAGAACCTATGATCTTAAAGTGCATCCCCACCCGGTTAAAGTTGTGGCAAAAGACCATGATGGCAATGATGGTGTGGAGGTCTTAAAGAATATCTTTGATGCTGTTTCTGCCCTCAAGTTGGCATATCTTAAGCTGCAACAAGCTCACATTCCTTATGATCCAAAGAAGATTGTAGCTGCGGATGATGAAGTTGTTGCTGAGCTTGAGAAGCTATGCAAGTTCAGGCGTCAGTATAAGAAAATGCAATGCAGCAAGGCGAGGTTCGATGCTGCACTTTCTAGTCAATTGCAGGCTGAAATTGAGGCCAAGGAGGCATTTTTGGGGAAGCTCAAGTCTCAAAATTGTGCTAAAGATTGTGAGGTTCTTCGGCTGCAACGAGAGCTTCAGGGCTTGGAGATGGGGAATGAAATTCTGATTGAGAACATCAAGAGGATGAGGGTGGTGAAGAGGGAAGCAAGTGTCTTGAGTGTTGATAAGTTCCAGAATGTTTACAAGGCTGCTTCGCAATCCATTCATAATTTCGCAAAACCATTGATCAGTTTGATGAAAGCTTCGGGTTGGGACCTAGATAAGGCTGCAAATGCCATTGAGACTGGTGTTGTTTATTCTAGAAGGTGCGACAAGAAGTATGCTTTTGAGGCCTACATTGCACTCCGAATGTTTCATGGGATTGCATTGTCTTCCTATGATGTAGgttatgttttgaattttgatgatCCTATTGATGCACTGATGGCGAATCCGGATTCAGATTTTGCCAAATATTGTCAAGCTAAATATCTTCTCGTCGTCCATCCGAAAATGGAAGAGTCATTCTTTAGAAACTTGGATCACAGAGCATTCATAATGAGTGGGAGGCACCCAAGAACAGAATTCTATCAATTATTCGCCAAAATGGCAAAATGGATTTGGGTTTTACTAGGATCCGTGCACTCAATAGATCCTAATGCAGCCTTGTTTTCTGTGAACAGAGGAAGTGCTTTCTCCGGCCTACATATGGAATCTGTAAACGAAGAAAAGGAGAGCGACAAAGAGTGTGCCACCTACAAAGTTCAGTTTATGATCATGCCTGGATTTAAAATTGGACAGACAATAGTGAAGTCTCGAGTTTATGTCGCATAA